Proteins from one Nitrobacteraceae bacterium AZCC 2146 genomic window:
- a CDS encoding [acyl-carrier-protein] S-malonyltransferase (product_source=KO:K00645; cath_funfam=3.40.366.10; cog=COG0331; ko=KO:K00645; pfam=PF00698; smart=SM00827; superfamily=52151; tigrfam=TIGR00128) yields MTAAFTFPGQGSQAVGMGKALAETFPAARAVFDEVDSALGEKLTATIWDGPAEFLQLTQNAQPALMAVSLATMRVLETEAGISLARDAAFVAGHSLGEYSALAAAGSLSISDAARLLRTRGLAMQKAVPVGVGAMAALLGLDYETAVAVAEEAAQGEVCQAANDNGGGQVVVSGDKAAVERALEIAKTKGAKRAMLLPVSAPFHCRLMQPAADVMAQALADVTIHKPAVPLVSNVLAAALSDPDEIRRRLVEQVTGTVRWRESVLYMASHGVTRFLEVGAGKVLSGLVKRIAEGAVGIAVGGPNDIAAAKDALAAAHSA; encoded by the coding sequence ATGACCGCAGCATTTACCTTTCCGGGGCAGGGCTCCCAGGCCGTCGGTATGGGCAAGGCGCTGGCCGAGACGTTTCCGGCCGCCCGGGCGGTGTTCGACGAGGTCGATTCGGCGCTCGGCGAGAAGCTGACCGCCACTATCTGGGATGGCCCGGCCGAATTCCTCCAACTGACCCAGAACGCTCAGCCGGCGTTGATGGCGGTCTCGCTGGCGACCATGCGCGTGCTGGAGACCGAGGCCGGGATTTCGCTGGCCCGCGACGCCGCCTTCGTGGCCGGCCACTCGCTCGGCGAATATTCGGCGCTGGCAGCTGCCGGCAGCCTCTCCATCAGCGATGCCGCGCGGCTGCTGCGCACTCGCGGTCTCGCCATGCAGAAGGCGGTGCCGGTCGGCGTCGGTGCGATGGCGGCATTGCTCGGGCTCGACTACGAGACCGCAGTGGCGGTGGCCGAGGAAGCCGCACAGGGTGAGGTCTGCCAGGCTGCCAACGACAATGGTGGCGGGCAGGTGGTCGTCTCCGGCGACAAGGCCGCCGTTGAACGCGCGCTCGAGATCGCCAAGACCAAAGGTGCCAAGCGCGCCATGCTGCTGCCGGTCTCCGCTCCCTTTCACTGCCGCTTGATGCAGCCGGCCGCCGACGTGATGGCGCAGGCGCTGGCCGACGTGACTATCCACAAGCCGGCCGTACCGCTGGTGTCGAACGTATTGGCCGCGGCGCTGAGCGATCCCGACGAGATTCGCCGCCGTCTGGTCGAGCAGGTCACCGGCACAGTGCGCTGGCGCGAGTCGGTGCTCTATATGGCGAGCCATGGCGTCACCCGCTTTCTCGAGGTCGGCGCCGGCAAGGTGCTGAGCGGTCTCGTCAAGCGTATCGCCGAGGGCGCGGTCGGCATTGCCGTCGGCGGCCCCAATGACATTGCCGCCGCCAAGGATGCGCTTGCTGCTGCGCATTCGGCGTGA